The following are encoded in a window of Halosimplex halophilum genomic DNA:
- a CDS encoding NifU family protein, whose translation MSTETEDGDDLRERISNFLRRNFPQIQMHGGSAAIEEIDRESGSVTIQLGGACSGCGISPMTIQAIKTRMTKEIPEIETVNARTGGGMGGEEGMMGADTGPSMPGDSRGGDIGGDDDEGPEAPF comes from the coding sequence ATGAGCACAGAGACCGAGGACGGCGACGACCTGCGCGAGCGCATCTCGAACTTCCTGCGGCGGAACTTCCCGCAGATCCAGATGCACGGCGGGTCGGCGGCCATCGAGGAGATCGACCGCGAGAGCGGCTCCGTGACGATCCAGCTCGGCGGCGCCTGCTCGGGGTGCGGCATCTCCCCGATGACGATCCAGGCGATCAAGACCCGCATGACCAAGGAGATCCCCGAGATCGAGACGGTCAACGCCCGCACCGGCGGCGGCATGGGCGGCGAGGAGGGCATGATGGGCGCCGACACCGGCCCCTCGATGCCCGGCGACTCCCGCGGCGGCGACATCGGCGGCGACGACGACGAAGGCCCCGAAGCCCCGTTCTGA
- a CDS encoding presenilin family intramembrane aspartyl protease PSH, producing MSERPAGAAEETTGIPSGTYAYVGIVALYAATIVLGLALTDEVAAMGLAMFEDPGNVGNVGVFAAILLVATAGMVAAFRYGYGEALVRAFLLGSASTLTAVAFVALTGVGEIAASGSVAMGLPTSPASIAVAAVTFAVLWTYPEWYVNDIAAVVFGAAAIPMLGLGFGPLPVVVLLVAWAGYDAYAVYVSGHMQELAAGLGDLKAPIVFVVPHSRSFSMRDPEFDLMGGDESSADGAPDTADGDRPPEGAASPARSEVALLGLGDAIIPGMLAVSAGRFLDAPTVVPALNANAPALGALVGGLVGMAGLLYLVHRVEGAHAGLPPLNAGVLGGYLVGAVAAGVPVTTALGL from the coding sequence ATGAGCGAACGGCCCGCCGGAGCGGCCGAGGAGACCACGGGCATCCCGTCGGGGACCTACGCCTACGTCGGGATCGTGGCGCTGTACGCCGCGACCATCGTCCTCGGGCTCGCGCTGACCGACGAGGTCGCCGCGATGGGACTGGCCATGTTCGAGGACCCCGGGAACGTGGGGAACGTGGGCGTCTTCGCGGCGATACTGCTGGTCGCCACCGCGGGGATGGTCGCCGCCTTCCGCTACGGCTACGGCGAGGCGCTCGTCCGCGCCTTCCTGCTGGGGTCGGCCAGCACGCTCACCGCCGTCGCGTTCGTCGCGCTGACCGGCGTCGGCGAGATCGCCGCGAGCGGGAGCGTCGCGATGGGACTGCCGACCAGTCCCGCCTCGATCGCGGTCGCCGCGGTCACGTTCGCCGTCCTCTGGACCTATCCCGAGTGGTACGTCAACGACATCGCGGCCGTCGTGTTCGGCGCCGCGGCCATCCCGATGCTCGGCCTCGGCTTCGGGCCGCTCCCGGTCGTCGTCCTGCTGGTCGCGTGGGCCGGCTACGACGCCTACGCCGTCTACGTCTCCGGCCACATGCAGGAACTCGCCGCCGGCCTCGGCGACCTGAAGGCGCCCATCGTCTTCGTCGTCCCCCACTCCCGCTCGTTCTCGATGCGCGACCCCGAGTTCGACCTGATGGGCGGGGACGAGAGTTCAGCGGACGGCGCGCCCGACACGGCCGACGGCGACCGGCCGCCCGAGGGCGCCGCGTCACCGGCCCGCTCGGAGGTCGCGCTGCTGGGACTGGGCGACGCGATCATCCCGGGGATGCTCGCCGTGAGCGCGGGCCGCTTTCTCGACGCCCCCACCGTCGTCCCGGCGCTCAACGCCAACGCGCCCGCCCTCGGGGCGCTGGTCGGCGGGCTGGTCGGGATGGCCGGCCTGCTGTATCTCGTCCACCGCGTCGAGGGCGCCCACGCCGGCCTCCCGCCGCTGAACGCCGGCGTGCTGGGCGGGTACCTCGTCGGCGCCGTCGCCGCCGGGGTCCCGGTCACGACGGCGCTGGGGCTGTAG